From Saccharothrix espanaensis DSM 44229, the proteins below share one genomic window:
- a CDS encoding ATP-grasp domain-containing protein, with amino-acid sequence MKTVALVTDEISLPIDHDMPPLLHACRAAGLVPEVCDWYDTSVDWSRFDAVVPRSPWTYVDRLPDFLAWCEEVDAATLLLNPLAIARWVLDKHYVADLAARGVPVVPTRFVAPGTDPLPVVREVLAEHQGAKEVVVKPTIGAYSKNVQRFARPLVEEAARYAGKLLDNGAHVMVQPYFESVDRHGETDLIFFEEEFSHSIRKDAMLSPDGTVNVPTLDTRTPREADAEERAVALAALDAAASHLGIERPLLYGRVDLIRDDDGRPVVLELDLCEPSLNLPFTDTGATRFAEALARRLGS; translated from the coding sequence GTGAAGACCGTCGCGCTCGTCACCGACGAGATCAGCCTGCCCATCGACCACGACATGCCCCCGCTGCTGCACGCGTGCCGGGCGGCGGGCCTGGTGCCCGAGGTGTGCGACTGGTACGACACCTCGGTCGACTGGTCGCGGTTCGACGCCGTCGTGCCACGCTCGCCGTGGACCTACGTGGACCGCCTGCCGGACTTCCTCGCCTGGTGCGAGGAAGTCGACGCCGCCACGCTCCTGCTCAACCCCCTGGCGATCGCGCGGTGGGTGCTGGACAAGCACTACGTCGCCGACCTCGCCGCCCGGGGCGTGCCGGTCGTGCCGACCAGGTTCGTCGCGCCCGGCACCGACCCGCTCCCGGTGGTGCGCGAGGTCCTCGCCGAGCACCAGGGCGCCAAGGAGGTCGTGGTCAAGCCGACCATCGGCGCGTACTCCAAGAACGTCCAGCGGTTCGCCCGGCCGCTGGTGGAGGAGGCCGCCCGGTACGCGGGCAAGCTGCTGGACAACGGCGCCCACGTGATGGTCCAGCCCTACTTCGAGTCGGTCGACCGGCACGGGGAGACCGACCTGATCTTCTTCGAGGAGGAGTTCAGCCACTCCATCCGCAAGGACGCGATGCTCAGCCCGGACGGCACGGTGAACGTGCCGACGCTGGACACCCGCACGCCGCGCGAGGCCGACGCCGAGGAGCGGGCGGTCGCGCTGGCCGCGCTCGACGCGGCGGCGTCGCACCTGGGCATCGAGCGGCCCCTGCTCTACGGGCGGGTGGACCTGATCCGCGACGACGACGGCCGCCCGGTGGTGCTGGAACTCGACCTCTGCGAGCCGTCGCTCAACCTGCCCTTCACCGACACCGGCGCGACGCGGTTCGCCGAGGCGTTGGCGAGGCGGCTGGGGTCGTAG
- a CDS encoding SDR family oxidoreductase — protein MTAHQPKTALVTGANRGIGREIARQLAGHGIHVLLSGRDRDAVTGAARALRGEGLDVEPLVLDVTSSESISAAAAEVELRHGSLDILVNNAGVRVEQYGKKPSEQSLREWRETFDTNLFGVVEVTIAFLPLIRRSPAGRIVNVASMLASLTRHSDVGSYTYSDTFKALPAYSASKSGVNSWTVHLAYELRDTPIKVNSVHPGYTKTDMNDGAGDLDVQTGARTGVGMALLDDDGPTGSYVHMGEVVPW, from the coding sequence TTGACCGCACACCAGCCGAAAACAGCGCTCGTCACCGGGGCCAACCGCGGGATCGGCCGCGAGATCGCGCGCCAGCTCGCCGGGCACGGGATCCACGTGCTGCTCTCCGGGCGCGACCGCGACGCCGTCACCGGGGCGGCGCGGGCCCTGCGCGGCGAGGGCCTCGACGTCGAACCGCTCGTGCTCGACGTGACGAGCTCCGAGAGCATCAGCGCCGCCGCGGCGGAGGTCGAACTGCGGCACGGCAGCCTCGACATCCTGGTCAACAACGCGGGCGTCCGGGTCGAGCAGTACGGCAAGAAGCCGTCGGAGCAGTCGCTGCGGGAGTGGCGGGAAACCTTCGACACCAACCTGTTCGGCGTGGTCGAGGTGACCATCGCCTTCCTGCCGCTGATCCGCCGCTCGCCGGCCGGCCGCATCGTCAACGTCGCCAGCATGCTCGCGTCGCTGACCCGGCACAGCGACGTCGGGTCGTACACCTACAGCGACACGTTCAAGGCGCTGCCCGCCTACAGCGCGTCCAAGAGCGGGGTCAACTCGTGGACCGTGCACCTGGCCTACGAGCTGCGTGACACGCCGATCAAGGTGAACTCGGTGCACCCCGGCTACACCAAGACCGACATGAACGACGGCGCGGGCGACCTCGACGTCCAGACCGGCGCCCGGACCGGCGTCGGCATGGCCCTGCTCGACGACGACGGGCCGACCGGCAGCTACGTGCACATGGGGGAAGTGGTGCCCTGGTGA
- a CDS encoding LPD16 domain-containing protein, with protein MMKKHTIIASEEELHEFVRDELAERVSDDLVIMGGHYMLFADEDSDALVPGIIEEQASETMRTRIERRVGIFPGYTWDLAVELAEKHAGQFADTRLLLLVNDWQYVPTRGRSASELRAEHFAGMDALPARFRETLARSSVLSEANVLASRKHPLVFPETWLKYRFQKSADKLVKQGRLEKRLLETGRAGDAEVSFLDADGNYRTLISCGVTGCAGEITEMISEVHRAGHRTLLIFAPGECFAPVRTGVEIALELYGLTGMHVLVADPGGSGEMSVAEIYGKTVNAVSFRS; from the coding sequence ATGATGAAGAAGCACACCATCATCGCCTCGGAGGAGGAGTTACACGAGTTCGTCCGCGACGAACTCGCCGAACGCGTGTCGGACGACCTGGTGATCATGGGTGGGCACTACATGCTGTTCGCCGACGAGGACTCCGACGCGCTGGTGCCCGGCATCATCGAGGAGCAGGCGTCGGAGACCATGCGCACGCGGATCGAGCGGCGCGTCGGCATCTTCCCCGGCTACACCTGGGACCTGGCCGTGGAACTGGCCGAGAAGCACGCGGGCCAGTTCGCCGACACCCGGCTGCTGCTGCTGGTCAACGACTGGCAGTACGTGCCGACGCGAGGCCGGTCGGCGAGCGAGTTGCGGGCCGAGCACTTCGCCGGCATGGACGCGCTGCCCGCCCGCTTCCGCGAAACGCTCGCCCGCTCGTCGGTGCTCTCCGAGGCCAACGTGCTCGCCAGCCGCAAGCACCCACTGGTCTTCCCGGAGACCTGGCTCAAGTACCGCTTCCAGAAGAGCGCGGACAAGCTCGTCAAGCAGGGCAGGCTGGAGAAGCGCCTGCTGGAGACCGGCCGCGCGGGCGACGCCGAGGTCTCCTTCCTCGACGCCGACGGCAACTACCGCACGCTGATCAGCTGCGGCGTCACCGGGTGCGCGGGCGAGATCACCGAGATGATCTCCGAGGTGCACCGCGCCGGCCACCGCACGCTGCTGATCTTCGCGCCGGGCGAGTGCTTCGCCCCGGTGCGCACGGGCGTCGAGATCGCCTTGGAGCTCTACGGCCTGACCGGTATGCACGTGCTCGTCGCCGACCCCGGTGGCAGCGGCGAGATGTCCGTGGCGGAGATCTACGGCAAGACGGTCAACGCCGTCTCGTTCCGGTCCTGA
- a CDS encoding D-alanine--D-alanine ligase family protein: protein MATREVLVIAGGTSSESEVSLKSGRRLLEGAHALGLRAELAVVESPADVAALPLGAGDLVLIGLHGGFGEDGRLQAYLDVLGVRYNGAGHRASAVGMDKVLTKQVAASIGIDTAPCALLSAHSGPPAFADVARTLGLPFVVKPRAQGCSVDLALVEDEAGYTDAVAAAMRHDGRAVAEHYVDGVETTVGLLAGEILPAVEIGFEGKLFDHATKFVPGRSEYRPSTLPRAVQERLAEQSAALFRELDITDYGRVDYVVPPSGTPVLLEINTLPGMTNMSVYVYACTAAGLSYEDMLSRIIKAVEAKQHQPRPER from the coding sequence ATGGCGACGCGAGAGGTCCTGGTCATCGCGGGCGGCACGTCCTCCGAGAGCGAGGTCTCCCTCAAGAGCGGCCGACGGCTGCTGGAGGGCGCGCACGCCCTCGGACTGCGCGCCGAGCTGGCGGTCGTCGAGTCCCCGGCGGACGTGGCGGCGTTGCCGCTCGGCGCGGGCGACCTCGTCCTGATCGGCCTGCACGGCGGCTTCGGCGAGGACGGCCGCCTCCAGGCGTACCTCGACGTGCTGGGCGTCCGGTACAACGGTGCGGGCCACCGGGCGAGCGCCGTCGGCATGGACAAGGTGCTGACCAAACAGGTCGCGGCGTCGATCGGCATCGACACGGCACCGTGCGCGCTGCTGTCGGCGCACAGCGGTCCGCCGGCGTTCGCGGACGTCGCGCGGACGCTCGGCCTGCCGTTCGTGGTGAAGCCGCGTGCCCAGGGGTGCAGCGTCGACCTCGCCCTGGTGGAGGACGAGGCCGGGTACACCGACGCGGTGGCCGCCGCGATGCGACACGACGGCCGAGCGGTCGCCGAGCACTACGTGGACGGCGTGGAGACCACCGTCGGCCTGCTGGCCGGCGAGATCCTGCCGGCCGTCGAGATCGGCTTCGAGGGCAAGCTGTTCGACCACGCCACCAAGTTCGTCCCCGGCAGGTCCGAGTACCGACCGTCCACCCTGCCCCGGGCCGTCCAGGAGCGGTTGGCGGAGCAGTCGGCCGCGCTGTTCCGCGAACTCGACATCACCGACTACGGGCGGGTGGACTACGTCGTGCCTCCCTCCGGCACCCCCGTGCTGCTGGAGATCAACACTCTGCCCGGCATGACGAACATGAGCGTCTACGTGTACGCCTGCACGGCGGCCGGACTGTCCTATGAGGACATGCTGAGCCGGATCATCAAGGCGGTGGAGGCCAAACAACACCAACCACGCCCGGAGAGGTGA
- the metX gene encoding homoserine O-acetyltransferase MetX — translation MAEFVPPATRFVDLPAPFRMRRGGVLHGARIGYETVGELNPAGDNAVLILTGLSPSAHVAAHPDNPAPGWWEAMVGPGKPVDTNRWHVVCVNSLGSCMGSTGPPSPDPATGEPYRLRFPDLSVEDIADAAAAAVRALGYERLACVIGASMGGMSALALLTRHPELTRNHVNISSAVHSLPFSIAVRSLQREAIHTDPRWDLGRYDEESYPDRGMLMARKLGMMTYRSADEWDTRFGRTRVAPERGPEPSSAPGFEPGPEPATAPFGAEFEVERYLECHAQRFTRRFDPNSYLYLSRSMDWFDLGESCGGTAEEALAALRLDKALVIGVQTDLLFPLRQQRQIVEGLSAGSADVGFLALESPQGHDAFLVDTARFGPPVSKFLFEL, via the coding sequence ATGGCAGAGTTCGTCCCCCCGGCAACGCGCTTCGTCGACCTGCCCGCGCCCTTCCGGATGAGGCGCGGCGGCGTGCTGCACGGCGCGCGCATCGGCTACGAGACGGTCGGCGAGCTGAACCCGGCCGGTGACAACGCGGTGCTGATCCTCACCGGGCTCTCGCCCAGCGCGCACGTCGCCGCGCACCCGGACAACCCCGCCCCCGGCTGGTGGGAGGCGATGGTGGGGCCGGGCAAACCGGTCGACACCAACCGCTGGCACGTCGTCTGCGTCAACTCGCTGGGCAGCTGCATGGGCTCGACCGGGCCGCCGTCGCCGGACCCGGCCACCGGCGAGCCCTACCGGCTGCGGTTCCCCGACCTGTCCGTGGAGGACATCGCGGACGCGGCGGCCGCGGCGGTGCGCGCGCTGGGCTACGAACGGCTGGCGTGCGTCATCGGCGCGTCCATGGGCGGCATGAGCGCGCTGGCGTTGTTGACCCGGCACCCCGAGCTGACCCGCAACCACGTCAACATCTCCTCGGCGGTCCACTCGCTGCCGTTCTCCATCGCCGTGCGCTCCCTCCAGCGCGAGGCCATCCACACCGACCCGCGCTGGGACCTGGGCCGCTACGACGAGGAGAGCTACCCGGACCGCGGCATGCTCATGGCCCGCAAGCTGGGCATGATGACCTACCGGTCGGCCGACGAGTGGGACACCCGGTTCGGGCGGACGCGCGTGGCCCCAGAACGGGGCCCAGAACCGAGTTCAGCGCCGGGCTTCGAACCGGGCCCGGAACCGGCCACCGCGCCGTTCGGCGCCGAGTTCGAGGTGGAGCGCTACCTGGAGTGCCACGCCCAGCGCTTCACCCGCCGGTTCGACCCGAACAGCTACCTCTACCTCAGCCGCAGCATGGACTGGTTCGACCTCGGCGAGTCGTGCGGCGGCACCGCCGAGGAGGCGCTCGCCGCGCTGCGCCTGGACAAGGCCCTGGTGATCGGCGTGCAGACCGACCTGCTGTTCCCGCTGCGCCAGCAGCGCCAGATCGTCGAGGGGCTCAGCGCCGGCAGCGCCGACGTCGGGTTCCTGGCGCTGGAATCGCCGCAGGGTCACGACGCCTTCCTGGTCGACACCGCGCGCTTCGGACCGCCGGTGTCGAAGTTCCTGTTCGAGCTGTGA
- a CDS encoding ArsR/SmtB family transcription factor, translated as MLRVHFGLTDLARVRFGGAFPEDLAGACLEEALNRVHPDVRWCPPTLLVNRHPERDVHLDGRGLVVVLGAGCSEPTLTEEGDRPATLCCPLGPAPRPDEERLDALTGVFGRTRVRILHALRQESTTSDLAQRLAVSPSTASQGATELRKVGLIASRRDGGAVRHRLTGLGWRILTESPLRDG; from the coding sequence ATGCTGAGGGTGCACTTCGGCCTCACCGACCTCGCCAGGGTCCGGTTCGGCGGTGCCTTCCCCGAGGACCTGGCCGGGGCCTGCCTGGAGGAGGCGCTCAACCGGGTGCACCCGGACGTCCGGTGGTGTCCGCCGACGCTGCTGGTGAACCGGCACCCGGAGCGGGACGTCCACCTCGACGGCCGCGGCCTCGTGGTCGTCCTGGGTGCCGGGTGCTCGGAACCGACCCTGACCGAGGAGGGCGACCGGCCCGCGACGCTGTGCTGCCCGCTCGGGCCCGCGCCGCGGCCGGACGAGGAGCGGCTCGACGCGCTGACGGGCGTCTTCGGGCGCACCCGGGTGCGCATCCTGCACGCGCTGCGGCAGGAGAGCACCACGTCCGACCTGGCGCAGCGGTTGGCGGTCAGCCCCTCCACCGCCTCCCAGGGCGCGACGGAGCTGCGCAAGGTCGGGCTCATCGCCTCACGCCGCGACGGCGGCGCGGTCCGGCACCGGCTGACCGGTCTGGGCTGGCGGATCCTGACCGAATCGCCCCTGCGGGACGGCTGA
- a CDS encoding DMT family transporter encodes MKTDSSATAPIGVSPLSKRQGTIYASLAVLTFSFSFPGTVWALDGFGPWSAAGVRGVLAALIALAALLATRAPLPARSDWPALAVVAGGCAVGFPLLTTLALQTSSTAHSAVVIGALPMATAVISALLTKRYPSALFWGAAGTGAAAVIGFTLAQNNGMPTVADLYLFASLVVCAAGYAEGGRLSAHMPGWRVIAWGVVLAAPVNLAVSAVALVQEPVHLTVKAVAGMAYIAAISQFGSFVLWYRGMGLIGVVRASQLQLAQPLLTLVWSVLLLGELLSPAVPITAVVVLACIVVTQRARAS; translated from the coding sequence ATGAAAACGGATAGTAGCGCTACCGCTCCTATCGGAGTATCACCACTGTCGAAGCGCCAAGGCACCATCTACGCCTCGCTGGCCGTGCTGACCTTCTCCTTCAGCTTCCCCGGAACGGTGTGGGCGCTCGACGGGTTCGGCCCGTGGAGCGCCGCCGGCGTGCGCGGCGTGCTGGCCGCGCTGATCGCGCTCGCGGCACTGCTGGCCACCCGCGCCCCGCTCCCGGCGCGCTCCGACTGGCCCGCGCTCGCCGTGGTCGCCGGCGGCTGCGCGGTCGGCTTCCCGCTGCTGACGACGCTCGCGCTGCAAACCTCGTCCACGGCGCACTCGGCGGTGGTGATCGGCGCGCTGCCGATGGCCACCGCGGTGATCTCCGCGCTGCTGACCAAGCGCTACCCGTCCGCCCTGTTCTGGGGCGCGGCGGGGACCGGCGCGGCGGCCGTCATCGGGTTCACCCTGGCGCAGAACAACGGCATGCCCACCGTCGCCGACCTCTACCTGTTCGCCTCGCTGGTGGTCTGCGCGGCCGGCTACGCCGAGGGCGGCCGGCTGTCGGCGCACATGCCGGGGTGGCGGGTGATCGCGTGGGGCGTCGTGCTCGCCGCGCCGGTGAACCTCGCCGTGTCGGCGGTCGCGCTGGTGCAGGAACCGGTGCACCTCACCGTGAAGGCCGTCGCCGGGATGGCCTACATCGCCGCGATCTCGCAGTTCGGCTCGTTCGTCCTGTGGTACCGGGGAATGGGGCTCATCGGCGTGGTCCGGGCGAGCCAGCTCCAGCTCGCCCAGCCGCTGCTGACGCTCGTGTGGTCCGTCCTGCTGCTCGGGGAGCTCCTGAGCCCGGCCGTCCCGATCACCGCCGTCGTCGTGCTCGCCTGCATCGTGGTCACGCAACGCGCGAGAGCCTCCTGA
- a CDS encoding MFS transporter, with translation MQSSVTRTRVLGVLAAAQVLGGIGVATGIVVGALAVRDLSGSDALAGLAQPSAVLGAALFAVPAGVVAARAGRRLSLAAAHGVGALGALLAACSAAAGSWPFLLVGLVLFGSGTTAILAARFAAADDAPPGRRARDLSLVVWATTVGSVLGPNLAAPGRWAASALGLAPAAGPFLVSALAYGLAALTVLVGLDRRAPVAATPVRGPGAWRAVRGSRPALVALTALVVGQAVMFGVMSMTPVHMGHGAASLTAIGLVMSLHIAGMYALSPLVGWAADRRGRRVVLAAGAVLLTVSGLLVAGAHGHDLVLLAVGLTVLGIGWCCGLVAGSALLGESVPAASRATVQGFSDMVMNVGGALGGVAAGAAVTAWGYRGLGVAAAVVSLALLGVIAGVTSGPPSRTR, from the coding sequence GTGCAATCATCGGTCACGCGGACGCGCGTTCTCGGAGTGCTCGCCGCGGCGCAGGTGCTCGGCGGGATCGGGGTCGCCACGGGGATCGTGGTCGGCGCCCTCGCGGTGCGCGACCTGTCGGGCTCGGACGCCCTGGCCGGCCTCGCGCAGCCGAGTGCCGTGCTGGGTGCCGCGCTGTTCGCCGTCCCGGCGGGTGTGGTCGCGGCGCGCGCCGGCCGCCGGTTGTCGCTGGCGGCCGCGCACGGGGTCGGGGCGCTGGGCGCCCTCCTCGCCGCGTGCAGCGCCGCCGCCGGCAGTTGGCCGTTCCTGCTCGTGGGTCTGGTCCTGTTCGGCAGCGGGACGACGGCGATCCTCGCGGCCAGGTTCGCCGCCGCCGACGACGCCCCTCCCGGGCGTCGCGCGCGCGACTTGTCGCTGGTCGTCTGGGCCACCACGGTCGGCAGCGTGCTGGGCCCCAACCTCGCCGCACCCGGCCGGTGGGCGGCGTCCGCGCTCGGCCTCGCCCCGGCCGCGGGCCCGTTCCTGGTGTCGGCGCTGGCCTACGGCCTGGCGGCGCTGACCGTCCTGGTCGGCCTGGACCGCCGGGCGCCGGTGGCCGCCACGCCGGTCCGGGGCCCCGGCGCGTGGCGGGCGGTGCGCGGGTCGCGCCCGGCCCTGGTGGCGCTGACGGCCCTGGTGGTCGGCCAGGCGGTGATGTTCGGCGTCATGTCGATGACCCCGGTCCACATGGGGCACGGCGCCGCGTCGCTGACCGCGATCGGCCTGGTGATGAGCCTGCACATCGCCGGGATGTACGCGCTGAGCCCGCTGGTCGGCTGGGCGGCCGACCGGCGCGGACGCCGTGTCGTGCTGGCGGCCGGTGCCGTCCTGCTCACGGTGTCGGGGCTGCTGGTCGCGGGCGCGCACGGGCACGACCTGGTGCTGTTGGCGGTCGGCCTGACCGTGCTCGGCATCGGCTGGTGCTGCGGGCTCGTCGCCGGGTCCGCGCTGCTCGGCGAGTCGGTCCCGGCCGCCTCGCGCGCCACCGTGCAGGGGTTCTCGGACATGGTGATGAACGTCGGCGGCGCGCTGGGCGGCGTGGCGGCCGGCGCGGCGGTCACCGCGTGGGGCTACCGGGGGCTGGGGGTGGCCGCCGCCGTGGTCTCGCTCGCGCTGCTGGGCGTGATCGCCGGGGTCACCTCAGGACCGCCGTCCCGAACCCGTTGA
- a CDS encoding cysteine desulfurase family protein, which yields MHTVYLDNCATTRCRDEVVEVMLPLLGEQFGNPSSAHVMGRLARREVDRGVAAVARFVNADPAELTITSGATESNNLVMLGAFELHERAPANVVTSPLAHKSTLEVAKELARRGVEVRTAPVSRSGQVDLRALRGLVDDNTRLVTVDWVNSEIGTVQDVPAIAEVCRAHDTLLHVDAVQAAGRIPIDVAALGVDALSLSAHKVYGPKGIGALYVRASRQHRIRPLSFGGGQNRLRSGTLPTHLIVGFARACDLARQELAANTERARWLRQIVCDRVFAAVPGAKLNNDPEVSVPHIINVSFPGVTGESLVSSLSKVAISTGSACNSTSLQPSHVLKGIGLDDADANSAVRISLDPTMDEADLRYGLDVLCDRVLALRQEF from the coding sequence ATGCACACCGTCTACTTGGACAACTGCGCGACCACCCGGTGTCGCGACGAGGTCGTGGAAGTGATGCTGCCGCTGCTGGGCGAGCAGTTCGGCAACCCGTCCTCCGCGCACGTGATGGGCCGGCTCGCCCGCCGTGAGGTGGACCGGGGCGTCGCGGCCGTCGCGCGCTTCGTCAACGCCGACCCGGCCGAGCTGACCATCACCTCGGGTGCCACCGAGAGCAACAACCTCGTCATGCTCGGCGCGTTCGAGCTGCACGAGCGGGCACCGGCCAACGTCGTGACGAGCCCGCTGGCCCACAAGTCCACGTTGGAGGTGGCGAAGGAACTGGCCCGGCGCGGCGTCGAGGTCCGCACCGCGCCGGTGTCGCGCAGCGGGCAGGTCGACCTCCGCGCGCTGCGCGGACTGGTCGACGACAACACCCGGCTGGTGACGGTGGACTGGGTGAACTCGGAGATCGGCACCGTGCAGGACGTCCCCGCGATAGCGGAGGTCTGCCGCGCGCACGACACCCTGCTGCACGTCGACGCGGTGCAGGCGGCCGGCCGGATCCCGATCGACGTGGCGGCCCTCGGGGTGGACGCGCTGTCCCTGTCCGCGCACAAGGTGTACGGCCCCAAGGGGATCGGGGCGCTGTACGTGCGCGCGTCCCGGCAGCACCGCATCCGCCCGCTGTCCTTCGGCGGCGGGCAGAACCGCCTGCGCAGCGGCACCCTGCCCACCCACCTGATCGTCGGCTTCGCCCGCGCCTGCGACCTGGCGCGGCAGGAGCTGGCGGCGAACACCGAGCGCGCCCGGTGGCTGCGCCAGATCGTCTGCGACCGGGTGTTCGCGGCGGTGCCGGGCGCGAAGCTGAACAACGACCCCGAGGTCAGCGTGCCGCACATCATCAACGTCTCCTTCCCCGGCGTCACCGGGGAGAGCCTGGTGTCGAGCCTGTCGAAGGTCGCGATCTCGACCGGCTCGGCGTGCAACTCCACCTCGCTGCAACCCTCGCACGTGCTCAAGGGCATCGGGCTGGACGACGCGGACGCCAACAGCGCCGTCCGGATCAGCCTCGACCCGACGATGGACGAGGCCGACCTCCGCTACGGCCTCGACGTGCTGTGCGACCGCGTCCTGGCGCTGCGACAGGAGTTCTGA
- a CDS encoding excinuclease ABC subunit UvrA: MASVESAGGAPIVVTGARTNNLRDVSLEVPKHLLTVFTGVSGSGKSSLVLDTIAAESQRLVNDSYSTFIRARLPQLPAPEVQAMDGLTFTVLIDQRRFTGNARSTVATATDLASLLRLVFSRIGEPSAGYSPAYSFNDPSGMCPTCEGLGTVFDIDVDELIDPEKNIDEGPVRFSVFRPGVYRWKRFAHAGLFDRSKPLKDYTPAEMDLFLYADQVKLDNPDPQFPTTARFDGVVTRMRDVYFKQGRSKMSASVRAELDQLVTTHRCPDCRGARLNAAARASLVDGRSIVDWVGMSVSDLRALLDHFADPRVAPALKGVRHVLDALLSVGLGYLTLDRESSTLSGGEAQRVKIVRHLGSALTDVTYVFDEPSAGLHPADIQRLVALLKRLRDRGNTILVVEHHPQVIAVADHVVDLGPGAGADGGRIEFEGTPRGLRDSGTITGRLLAEPLILRPVPRSAHSTVRVTDARSHNLTGFDVDVPLGVLTAVTGVAGSGKSSFATIELPRQHPDFTVVGQEPLRGGVRSMSLTVLGVADAVRGAFSAASGLDPSWFSFNGRGACPTCKGKGHITTELAFLDDVSTPCDECGGLRFNDTALSAKLDGMSVADVLAAVPADIAALFADHAGIASAMSWMRRTGLGYLAVGRSLDTLSGGEKQRLLLARHLSDPRRDRADRIVLDEPTTGLHPDDVDTITTLFDDLIDGGATFVVVEHNMRVVARADHVIDIGPGAGSEGGRLVFEGPPAELAARRDSLTGVALAAATRAAH, from the coding sequence ATGGCCTCAGTCGAATCCGCCGGCGGTGCCCCGATCGTCGTCACCGGAGCCCGCACGAACAATCTCCGCGACGTCTCACTAGAGGTGCCCAAGCACTTGCTGACCGTGTTCACCGGGGTGTCCGGATCCGGCAAGTCGTCGCTCGTGCTCGACACGATCGCCGCGGAGTCGCAGAGGCTCGTGAACGACTCCTACTCGACGTTCATCCGGGCCCGGCTGCCGCAGCTGCCCGCGCCCGAGGTGCAGGCGATGGACGGCCTGACGTTCACGGTCCTCATCGACCAGCGCCGGTTCACCGGCAACGCGCGCTCCACCGTCGCCACCGCCACCGATCTGGCATCGCTGCTGCGGCTGGTGTTCTCCCGGATCGGCGAACCGTCGGCGGGGTACTCGCCGGCCTACTCGTTCAACGACCCGTCCGGGATGTGCCCTACGTGCGAGGGGCTCGGCACCGTCTTCGACATCGACGTGGACGAGCTCATCGACCCGGAGAAGAACATCGACGAGGGACCGGTGCGCTTCAGCGTGTTCCGCCCGGGGGTGTACCGGTGGAAGCGCTTCGCCCACGCCGGCCTGTTCGACCGGTCGAAGCCGCTCAAGGACTACACACCGGCCGAGATGGACCTCTTCCTCTACGCCGACCAGGTCAAGCTGGACAACCCCGACCCGCAGTTCCCGACGACCGCCCGCTTCGACGGGGTGGTCACCCGGATGCGCGACGTCTACTTCAAGCAGGGGCGCTCCAAGATGTCCGCGTCCGTCCGCGCCGAGCTCGACCAGCTGGTCACCACGCACCGGTGCCCGGACTGCCGGGGCGCGCGCCTGAACGCGGCGGCGCGGGCGAGCCTTGTCGACGGCCGGTCCATCGTGGACTGGGTGGGGATGTCCGTCTCGGACCTCCGTGCCCTGCTCGACCACTTCGCGGACCCGCGCGTGGCCCCGGCGCTCAAGGGCGTCCGCCACGTGCTGGACGCCCTGCTCTCGGTCGGCCTCGGCTACCTCACCCTGGACCGGGAATCCTCTACGCTGTCGGGCGGCGAGGCGCAGCGGGTGAAGATCGTGCGGCACCTCGGCAGCGCCCTCACCGACGTGACCTACGTCTTCGACGAGCCGAGCGCCGGCCTGCACCCCGCCGACATCCAGCGCTTGGTCGCGCTGCTGAAGCGACTGCGCGACCGCGGCAACACGATCCTCGTCGTGGAGCACCACCCGCAGGTGATCGCCGTCGCCGATCACGTCGTGGACCTCGGCCCCGGCGCCGGGGCCGACGGGGGCCGGATCGAGTTCGAGGGCACACCGCGCGGGCTGCGCGACAGCGGGACGATCACCGGCCGGTTGCTCGCCGAGCCCCTGATCCTGCGGCCGGTGCCGCGGTCGGCGCACAGCACCGTGCGGGTGACCGACGCCCGTTCGCACAACTTGACCGGGTTCGACGTCGACGTGCCGCTCGGTGTGCTCACCGCGGTGACCGGCGTCGCCGGATCCGGGAAGAGCTCGTTCGCGACGATCGAGCTACCGCGCCAACACCCGGACTTCACGGTCGTCGGCCAGGAACCGTTGCGCGGCGGCGTCCGGTCGATGTCGTTGACCGTGCTGGGTGTGGCCGATGCCGTGCGCGGCGCGTTCAGCGCGGCGTCGGGGCTCGATCCCTCGTGGTTCAGCTTCAACGGTCGTGGCGCGTGCCCCACGTGCAAGGGCAAGGGGCACATCACCACCGAGTTGGCGTTCCTGGACGACGTCTCGACACCGTGCGACGAGTGCGGCGGGCTGCGTTTCAACGACACCGCCCTGTCGGCGAAGCTGGACGGGATGTCCGTCGCGGACGTGCTCGCCGCGGTGCCCGCCGACATCGCGGCGCTGTTCGCCGACCACGCGGGGATCGCGAGCGCGATGTCGTGGATGCGGCGCACGGGACTCGGCTACCTGGCGGTGGGCCGCTCGCTCGACACCCTGTCCGGCGGGGAGAAGCAGCGACTCCTGCTGGCCCGGCACCTCAGCGACCCGAGGCGCGACCGGGCCGACCGGATCGTGCTGGACGAACCGACGACGGGCCTGCACCCCGACGACGTCGACACCATCACCACGCTCTTCGACGACCTGATCGACGGGGGAGCGACGTTCGTCGTGGTGGAGCACAACATGCGCGTCGTCGCCCGCGCCGACCACGTCATCGACATCGGCCCCGGCGCGGGCTCCGAAGGCGGCCGACTCGTCTTCGAGGGCCCACCCGCCGAACTCGCCGCACGCCGGGACTCGCTCACCGGCGTGGCGCTCGCGGCGGCGACCCGGGCGGCGCACTGA